A stretch of the Geovibrio thiophilus genome encodes the following:
- a CDS encoding 4Fe-4S dicluster domain-containing protein, whose product MKKKSLLIDLDRCIGCFSCEVACKNENNIDLGIQWNKVFTIGPTGVFPDLEMYFLPSLCQACDSAPCVAVCPTGASHVNDEGVILVDHQKCIGCMACITACPYRARSFNMKTAVVEKCTLCDHLKAPDKPACVKACCAKARTVGDFDDPDGEIRQKIKKAGEKNVHALPDAGNSPTVRYILSEKTAKWHDRKTWVFFPEKN is encoded by the coding sequence ATGAAAAAGAAATCTTTGCTGATAGACCTTGACCGCTGCATTGGCTGCTTTTCCTGTGAAGTTGCGTGCAAAAATGAAAACAACATTGATCTGGGAATCCAGTGGAACAAGGTTTTCACGATCGGTCCCACTGGAGTATTTCCTGATCTGGAAATGTATTTTCTGCCGTCCCTTTGTCAGGCGTGCGATTCCGCCCCTTGTGTGGCGGTATGCCCCACCGGAGCCTCACATGTCAATGACGAGGGCGTAATACTCGTGGATCACCAGAAATGTATAGGATGTATGGCGTGCATTACCGCCTGCCCCTACAGAGCCCGTTCATTCAACATGAAAACCGCAGTTGTGGAAAAATGCACTCTCTGCGACCATCTGAAGGCTCCCGATAAGCCCGCGTGTGTTAAAGCATGCTGCGCAAAAGCCAGAACAGTAGGCGATTTTGATGATCCTGACGGCGAAATCCGGCAGAAGATTAAAAAAGCAGGAGAGAAAAATGTTCATGCCCTGCCGGATGCCGGAAACAGCCCGACTGTGCGGTATATTCTCAGCGAAAAAACCGCCAAATGGCATGACAGGAAAACGTGGGTATTCTTCCCTGAGAAAAACTGA
- a CDS encoding TorD/DmsD family molecular chaperone: protein MSNLAAYSDVISNRENMYLFLTNLYKTEVTESFYKIIRDLDFSAEPRNELSDGYEKILSFCRAERHDPITDLAVDYARIFLGAGSVETEKSAFPYESVYTSEKRLIMQEARDEVLALYRKYGLGVSSKYSIPEDHLALELEFMAHLCGLVRQAAENGKMDEAVRHLGEQREFHEKHLMRWVPDFCKDINKVASTAFYQGVAELTVSFLNMDAEIVNDLLVSLQQEQEG from the coding sequence ATGAGCAATTTGGCAGCGTATTCAGATGTAATTTCAAACAGAGAGAACATGTATCTGTTTCTGACCAACCTTTATAAAACGGAAGTCACCGAAAGCTTTTATAAGATCATAAGAGATCTGGATTTTTCGGCGGAGCCGCGGAATGAGCTTTCCGATGGCTATGAAAAGATTCTCAGCTTCTGCCGTGCCGAGAGGCATGATCCCATTACCGATCTCGCCGTTGATTATGCGAGAATTTTTCTGGGAGCCGGATCTGTTGAAACCGAAAAAAGCGCTTTCCCATACGAATCTGTTTATACGAGCGAAAAACGCCTGATAATGCAGGAGGCTAGGGATGAAGTTCTTGCTCTCTACCGTAAATACGGTCTGGGGGTAAGCAGCAAATACAGCATTCCCGAGGACCATTTAGCCTTGGAGCTGGAGTTTATGGCTCATTTGTGCGGTCTTGTCAGGCAGGCTGCCGAAAACGGAAAAATGGACGAAGCGGTGAGACATCTCGGCGAACAGAGAGAATTTCATGAAAAGCATCTCATGAGGTGGGTTCCGGATTTCTGCAAAGATATTAACAAAGTCGCATCAACAGCGTTCTATCAGGGAGTGGCGGAGCTTACTGTTTCCTTTCTTAATATGGACGCTGAAATCGTCAATGATCTCCTTGTGAGTTTACAGCAGGAACAGGAAGGATAA
- a CDS encoding molybdopterin-containing oxidoreductase family protein, which produces MKQLRMNRRDFIKATAVTGTALSISGLGSGMLVPKADAAEQSGVQIITTCCRNCTAECGVLAHVKDGRVIKIEGNPEFTRSEGTLCVKGLSGIQALYNPNRNKYPLQRVGARGENKWKRVSWEEAIDKIARKLMEFRGKYGAESVFASTGGGGNPNFMSPGRFCNSFDTPNWFEPGAAQCYLPRTLMFMFCYGGGTFYNSDTSLGDNNIHEAYDYNNLKTKAAVLWGTAPSYSGPSQSGRVLVENRARGVKTVVIDPRFTPDASKADVWLPIRPGTDVALALAWMRYILEHKLYDHEFCLKWTNMPYLVDTKTKMHLRESDIKQGGRKDVFVVWDRKSKTAKALEYPWNDALDIAMEGTYTVNGSECKTGFQMLKERCEPWTIKKAAETCWLREADIVKAIEIYAQAPSWLSLGVATDQNPNSTQMAHCAAILNIIMGNIERPGSALQRFKNVCRSPVGTDPLMNFLSHDQLKKRLGGNEFKGMMQWWTGNVAKHLDALRTGKPYRLKAWLERSGNKMGTVANTYEWSKVVHNLELIVHMYMYPTGFSPYADFLLPTNEWLETDLPVDCFNKFFPRQATTHLYETVNEYEIWAWIVKRCADLGHEQCKRTFDPKETAPQHPTFTDYNEQLDWWCKSYDMKWEDLKKGPIEKFPLSDMKEYYVYKQTDPATGKPKGFNTLSKKCEIYLETLITLGRTGAPFVRKPLPPAPHDYNPLPFYIEPEESPNRPIAKDFPLVMTNGRLPFWHHITLRNIPYLREIQPVADIWINTVDAKKYGISQSDWVWVESKRGRINARALVTEGIAKGTVYMERFWNSENINEKTHGWQEMNVNVLSRSDGPYNEVVGTYTLRGYQVKIYKADGAPKGVWIKPEEFEPWMPQASKSTKRVAGVVK; this is translated from the coding sequence ATGAAGCAACTCAGGATGAACCGAAGGGATTTCATTAAGGCAACGGCTGTAACCGGTACCGCGCTTTCCATAAGCGGACTCGGAAGCGGGATGCTTGTTCCGAAAGCGGATGCGGCGGAACAGAGCGGTGTTCAGATTATCACAACCTGCTGCCGCAACTGCACCGCGGAATGCGGCGTGCTGGCTCACGTCAAAGACGGACGTGTAATCAAAATCGAAGGCAACCCCGAATTTACAAGAAGCGAAGGAACGCTCTGTGTGAAGGGACTTTCGGGAATTCAGGCACTCTACAACCCCAACAGAAACAAATACCCCCTCCAGCGTGTGGGAGCAAGAGGGGAAAACAAGTGGAAACGTGTTTCATGGGAAGAGGCAATAGATAAAATTGCCCGCAAGCTTATGGAATTCAGGGGAAAATACGGAGCTGAGTCTGTTTTTGCCTCGACGGGCGGAGGCGGTAACCCTAACTTCATGAGTCCGGGCAGGTTCTGCAACTCCTTCGATACCCCCAACTGGTTTGAACCCGGCGCGGCTCAGTGTTATCTGCCCCGAACTCTGATGTTCATGTTCTGCTACGGCGGCGGCACTTTCTACAACAGCGATACGAGCCTCGGCGACAACAACATACATGAGGCGTACGATTACAATAACCTTAAAACCAAAGCGGCTGTTCTATGGGGTACTGCTCCGTCATACAGCGGACCTTCTCAGTCGGGCAGAGTTCTTGTGGAAAACAGGGCGCGGGGCGTCAAAACCGTCGTCATTGACCCCAGATTCACTCCCGATGCTTCTAAGGCTGATGTCTGGCTTCCGATCAGACCGGGTACGGATGTTGCCCTTGCTCTGGCGTGGATGCGTTACATCCTTGAGCACAAGCTTTATGACCATGAGTTTTGCCTGAAATGGACAAACATGCCCTATTTAGTTGATACGAAGACAAAAATGCACCTCCGTGAAAGCGATATAAAGCAGGGCGGCAGAAAGGATGTTTTTGTTGTCTGGGACAGGAAGTCCAAAACGGCGAAGGCTCTCGAATATCCGTGGAATGACGCGCTTGACATTGCAATGGAAGGCACTTACACGGTTAACGGCAGCGAGTGTAAAACAGGCTTCCAGATGCTTAAGGAAAGATGTGAGCCTTGGACAATTAAAAAAGCCGCCGAAACATGCTGGCTGAGGGAGGCTGATATTGTTAAAGCAATAGAAATTTACGCTCAGGCACCCTCATGGCTTTCTCTCGGCGTGGCAACAGACCAGAATCCCAACTCCACCCAGATGGCACACTGCGCTGCGATTCTCAACATTATAATGGGTAATATAGAAAGACCCGGCTCGGCTCTCCAGAGGTTTAAAAACGTATGCAGATCTCCAGTGGGCACGGATCCTCTGATGAACTTCCTCTCTCATGATCAGCTTAAAAAGCGTCTCGGAGGAAACGAATTCAAGGGTATGATGCAGTGGTGGACGGGCAACGTCGCAAAACATCTTGACGCTCTCAGAACCGGAAAGCCCTACAGACTTAAAGCATGGCTTGAGCGCTCAGGCAACAAGATGGGTACAGTGGCTAATACCTATGAATGGTCTAAGGTTGTTCATAACCTTGAGCTTATTGTTCATATGTATATGTACCCGACCGGATTTTCACCCTATGCGGATTTCCTGCTGCCCACCAACGAATGGCTGGAAACTGATCTTCCCGTGGACTGTTTCAACAAGTTTTTCCCGCGTCAGGCGACTACCCATCTCTACGAAACAGTAAACGAGTATGAGATATGGGCATGGATAGTGAAACGCTGCGCCGATCTCGGACATGAGCAGTGCAAGCGCACATTCGATCCGAAGGAAACAGCTCCCCAGCACCCGACATTCACTGACTACAATGAGCAGCTTGACTGGTGGTGCAAATCTTACGACATGAAGTGGGAAGACCTGAAAAAGGGTCCCATCGAAAAATTCCCTCTGTCGGACATGAAGGAATACTACGTTTACAAACAGACAGATCCCGCAACAGGAAAACCGAAAGGCTTCAACACCCTTTCAAAAAAATGCGAAATCTATCTGGAAACGCTGATAACTCTGGGCAGAACCGGAGCGCCGTTTGTGCGGAAGCCTCTTCCTCCGGCTCCTCACGACTATAACCCGCTCCCCTTTTACATTGAGCCCGAGGAAAGCCCCAACAGACCTATCGCCAAGGATTTTCCCCTTGTCATGACAAACGGAAGGCTCCCATTCTGGCATCACATCACTCTGAGAAACATCCCTTATCTCAGAGAGATACAGCCAGTAGCTGACATCTGGATCAACACTGTCGACGCGAAAAAATACGGCATATCGCAGAGCGACTGGGTCTGGGTTGAATCTAAACGAGGCAGAATCAACGCAAGGGCACTTGTTACAGAAGGCATAGCGAAAGGTACTGTCTACATGGAAAGGTTCTGGAACTCTGAAAACATCAATGAGAAAACTCACGGATGGCAGGAGATGAATGTTAACGTTCTCAGCCGAAGCGACGGCCCGTACAACGAAGTCGTGGGCACGTACACTCTCAGAGGTTATCAGGTGAAAATCTACAAAGCCGACGGCGCCCCGAAAGGAGTATGGATTAAGCCGGAAGAGTTTGAACCTTGGATGCCTCAGGCTTCCAAATCCACTAAAAGAGTTGCCGGAGTTGTGAAATGA
- a CDS encoding OprD family outer membrane porin produces the protein MSRNCLCTNFIFHFRALAAAVTLLLTALMPLNAPAADTLAEMFSEGQAYGEFRLYSFSTDYSESTRDANDNAVGGILSLRTAEVHGISFGATLGIAEDFYSDDDKDSFKLLQENHDGYRKFLEAYIQGHWFDTTIKYGAQIIYTPYADIDPGRFLPKTYKGLSLINRSIRNLELHAYYITDFSDWCEDWYRPVGTGMNANNYDDPLYIGGFKYRLETDPVNVEFEAWGYNLADTFNLGFLKMKAEKQIGDLSLFFMPSYTVQKSIGDETSGKIDTYEIGFETGFKYAGLELKGFLAKSGDDDLATPWGPGGRVIKQEERISGFAEMDAYAVRMEYNFASINLSGLTAAVYYADYDSPYDYSDSKETDYVLRYNFGKEFNKALEGVSVELTYADVDFERSEDFKRTDLRIKFPFSFSKL, from the coding sequence ATGAGCAGAAACTGTTTATGCACAAATTTTATTTTTCATTTCAGAGCTCTTGCGGCGGCGGTCACACTGCTGCTGACGGCTCTGATGCCCCTGAATGCCCCGGCTGCGGACACGCTGGCGGAGATGTTCAGCGAAGGGCAGGCGTACGGTGAATTCAGGCTGTATTCATTTAGTACTGATTATTCCGAAAGCACCCGGGACGCGAACGACAATGCCGTCGGCGGCATCCTTTCTCTCAGAACTGCCGAGGTGCACGGGATAAGTTTCGGAGCAACGCTGGGCATCGCGGAAGATTTTTACAGCGATGACGACAAAGATTCCTTCAAGCTGCTTCAGGAAAATCATGACGGCTACAGAAAGTTTCTTGAAGCTTATATTCAGGGGCACTGGTTCGACACGACAATCAAATACGGCGCTCAAATCATCTACACACCTTATGCGGACATAGATCCGGGACGCTTTCTTCCTAAAACCTATAAAGGTTTGTCTTTAATCAACAGAAGCATAAGAAACCTTGAACTTCACGCTTACTACATAACAGATTTCTCCGACTGGTGTGAAGACTGGTACCGCCCTGTGGGAACAGGCATGAATGCCAACAACTATGATGATCCCCTGTACATAGGCGGGTTCAAATACCGTCTTGAGACAGACCCTGTGAATGTTGAGTTTGAGGCATGGGGCTACAACCTTGCGGACACGTTTAACTTAGGCTTCTTAAAAATGAAGGCTGAAAAGCAGATCGGGGATTTGTCCCTGTTCTTTATGCCTTCCTACACCGTCCAGAAATCCATTGGCGATGAAACTTCCGGCAAGATCGACACATACGAAATAGGCTTTGAAACCGGATTCAAGTATGCCGGACTTGAGCTTAAAGGCTTTCTCGCAAAATCAGGGGACGATGATCTGGCGACTCCGTGGGGTCCCGGAGGCAGGGTAATAAAACAGGAGGAAAGGATCTCAGGCTTTGCCGAAATGGACGCCTATGCCGTGCGCATGGAGTACAACTTCGCTTCCATTAATCTTTCCGGTCTGACAGCCGCTGTTTACTACGCCGACTACGATTCTCCCTACGATTACAGCGACTCAAAGGAAACCGACTACGTTCTCAGGTACAACTTCGGCAAAGAGTTCAATAAGGCTCTGGAAGGAGTGAGTGTTGAGCTCACATATGCTGATGTTGATTTTGAACGCAGCGAAGATTTCAAAAGAACGGATCTCCGCATTAAATTCCCGTTCTCATTCTCAAAACTTTAA
- a CDS encoding sigma-54 interaction domain-containing protein, translating into MIGSMKTPIIAFSTASLVWKQVSEAKKKFIETGILPEPAPHLPEEVIEMWRLSRNHGIPWDHEFSLPRMPEKEFDFLLDKKQYLIDLFFDYVKTYSQILASTKFDMNLCDENGVMLTLPMHFNKLKSWKYIISASGDIWDEKNVGCTAHTLALKYNRPVHIIGPVNYLKVLEENVTSAAPVTNEYGEIIGCIILSQEKANISSMLEHTLGWTISTAQAISSQVKLLRRSKRLKLMDSTLKATFDYANDGFISIDEDCHIININSEAKRLLRADETKIRTKLSTLLEDSSCIFQALKTGRSVKKQEIGIVNNQSVRVEFDISPFFNRNVRYSKGAIIKMVRKNDVFGLHKQNGSGDIAFENIISGSTVMEKLKNKAKTVAAKPVNVLLLGESGTGKELFARAIHNFYNPKSPFVAINCASIPRTLIESELFGYEKGSFTGAEKNGKKGKIEYADGGTLFLDEIGDMPFELQAVLLRVLEEREVVRVGGHKPVPVNFRVVSATNRPLAEDILNNKFRQDLYFRLSVVNLEIPSLRQRTDDILLLADHFIRNTCEHFCLPPYSLCPDTEEILKEYCWPGNVRQLENAIVYAVTVAEKNTIKPSDLPDDIFEIQSRRKCSELDDIRSIENEIILNTVKKTGNVQNAARYLGVSASTVYRKLKQINGGRTLRGIDLLAAAADSRHQKK; encoded by the coding sequence ATGATAGGTAGTATGAAAACTCCCATAATTGCTTTCAGCACTGCGTCTTTAGTCTGGAAGCAGGTATCTGAGGCAAAAAAGAAGTTTATCGAAACAGGCATTTTGCCGGAGCCAGCTCCGCATCTTCCGGAAGAGGTTATCGAGATGTGGCGTCTGTCGAGGAATCACGGCATTCCGTGGGATCATGAGTTTTCCCTGCCGCGGATGCCTGAGAAGGAATTTGATTTCCTTCTGGACAAAAAGCAGTACCTGATTGATTTATTTTTCGACTATGTCAAAACCTATTCCCAAATACTCGCAAGCACAAAATTTGATATGAACCTCTGTGATGAAAACGGGGTAATGCTCACCCTGCCCATGCACTTTAACAAGCTGAAGAGCTGGAAGTATATCATCAGCGCATCAGGAGATATATGGGACGAAAAAAATGTCGGGTGTACAGCTCATACCCTAGCGCTGAAATACAACAGACCTGTTCATATAATCGGTCCGGTTAACTATCTGAAAGTTCTGGAAGAAAACGTGACATCCGCCGCACCCGTCACCAATGAGTACGGTGAGATTATAGGCTGCATTATTCTGAGTCAGGAAAAAGCAAACATATCAAGCATGCTGGAGCATACGCTGGGATGGACTATCTCCACGGCTCAGGCTATTTCCAGTCAGGTTAAACTCCTGCGCAGGAGCAAACGGTTAAAGCTGATGGATTCCACACTGAAGGCGACTTTTGATTACGCCAACGACGGCTTTATATCAATCGATGAGGACTGTCATATAATAAATATCAACAGCGAGGCGAAAAGGCTTCTGCGGGCAGATGAAACCAAAATCAGAACCAAGCTCAGCACTCTTCTGGAAGATTCATCCTGCATATTTCAGGCTCTTAAAACCGGCAGATCCGTAAAAAAACAGGAAATAGGCATCGTCAACAATCAGTCGGTCAGAGTTGAGTTTGACATTTCCCCGTTTTTCAACAGAAACGTGAGGTACTCAAAAGGCGCAATAATAAAAATGGTACGCAAGAATGATGTGTTCGGGCTGCATAAGCAGAACGGCAGCGGTGATATAGCCTTTGAAAATATCATCTCAGGGAGCACTGTCATGGAAAAGCTTAAAAACAAAGCCAAAACCGTTGCGGCAAAACCTGTCAACGTGCTCCTTCTCGGAGAGAGCGGCACGGGAAAAGAGCTTTTCGCCCGGGCAATACATAATTTTTATAATCCGAAATCTCCTTTTGTAGCGATAAACTGCGCATCCATTCCGAGAACCCTGATCGAGAGCGAGCTTTTCGGATATGAAAAAGGAAGCTTCACGGGAGCGGAAAAAAACGGAAAAAAAGGCAAGATCGAGTATGCGGACGGAGGCACTCTCTTCCTTGATGAAATAGGTGATATGCCGTTTGAGCTTCAGGCGGTGCTGCTGCGTGTTCTGGAAGAGAGAGAAGTGGTGCGTGTCGGAGGGCATAAACCTGTTCCGGTCAATTTCAGGGTCGTATCTGCCACAAACAGACCGCTGGCGGAAGATATTTTAAATAACAAGTTCCGGCAGGATCTTTACTTCAGGCTTTCCGTGGTGAATCTTGAAATCCCCTCACTGCGCCAGCGAACGGATGATATACTCCTTCTGGCGGACCATTTTATAAGAAACACCTGTGAGCATTTCTGTCTTCCGCCGTACTCGCTGTGCCCCGATACCGAAGAAATTCTGAAAGAATACTGTTGGCCGGGCAATGTGCGCCAGCTTGAAAACGCCATAGTATACGCCGTGACTGTCGCCGAAAAAAACACGATAAAACCGTCGGATCTCCCCGATGATATTTTTGAAATCCAAAGCAGACGCAAGTGTTCCGAGCTGGATGATATAAGATCTATAGAAAACGAGATTATTCTCAACACCGTCAAGAAAACCGGAAACGTGCAGAACGCAGCCAGATACCTCGGAGTGAGCGCTTCAACGGTGTACAGAAAGCTGAAACAGATTAACGGAGGCAGGACGCTCAGAGGCATTGATTTGCTGGCAGCGGCTGCCGACAGCAGGCATCAGAAAAAATAG